One part of the Vitis riparia cultivar Riparia Gloire de Montpellier isolate 1030 chromosome 8, EGFV_Vit.rip_1.0, whole genome shotgun sequence genome encodes these proteins:
- the LOC117920564 gene encoding translin isoform X1 — translation MKAVFRNVFSAVSRSLNPNPHSSFFLPTLRTFSSIILPPSPFPFRNNAFRLLSATSHSSSMAEDGTSSSVEKQFESFRCQLEESGGLRERVRAIAMEIESATRLMHANLLLVHQSRSVPEVLEKASSQIAVLKKLYNQLGVVLQECPGQYYRYHGEWRSETQTAVSLLTFMHWLETGNLLMHTEAEQKLGLNASDFGLDIEDYLIGVCFMSNELPRYVVNQVTAGDYDCPRKVLKFLTDLHAAFRMLNLRNDFLRKKFDGMKYDLRRVEEVYYDVKIRGLADKAEEASYDIKIGGPDDHGDPAGDEGTHKQS, via the exons ATGAAGGCGGTGTTTCGAAACGTCTTTTCTGCGGTATCTCGTTCTTTAAACCCTAACCCTCACTCTTCATTTTTCCTTCCCACCCTGCGCACATTCTCATCCATCATTCTTCCTCCCTCTCCCTTTCCATTCAGAAACAACGCGTTTCGTTTGCTCTCTGCTACTTCTCACTCTTCTTCGATGGCGGAAGACGGGACCTCTTCTTCTGTGGAGAAGCAGTTCGAGAGCTTCAGGTGTCAGCTGGAAGAGTCCGGAGGCCTACGCGAACGGGTGCGAGCCATTGCGATGGAGATCGAGTCCGCCACTAGGCTCATGCATGCGAACCTTCTTCTCGTTCACCAGTCTCGCTCTGTTCCAG AGGTTTTAGAGAAGGCTAGCAGTCAGATTGCTGTGCTGAAGAAACTTTACAACCAACTTGGTGTGGTTCTTCAGGAATGCCCTGGGCAGTATTACAG GTATCATGGTGAGTGGAGGAGTGAGACACAGACAGCAGTCTCATTGCTCACGTTTATGCATTGGTTAGAAACAGGAAATCTTCTTATGCATACTGAAGCCGAGCAGAAACTTGGCT TGAATGCTTCAGATTTTGGTCTGGATATTGAAGACTATTTAATTG GAGTTTGTTTCATGTCCAATGAATTG CCAAGGTATGTGGTGAACCAAGTGACAGCTGGTGACTATGATTGCCCAAGAAAGGTGTTGAAGTTCTTAACAGATCTCCATGCAGCTTTCCGCATGCTTAATCTCCGGAATGATTTTTTACGGAAGAAGTTTGATG GAATGAAGTATGACCTTAGAAGAGTTGAAGAAGTTTACTATGATGTTAAGATCCGAGGCTTGGCTGACAAAGCTGAAGAAGCTTCCTATGATATTAAGATCGGGGGTCCGGATGATCATGGGGATCCCGCAGGAGATGAAGGAACCCATAAACAATCGTAG
- the LOC117920564 gene encoding translin isoform X2: MKAVFRNVFSAVSRSLNPNPHSSFFLPTLRTFSSIILPPSPFPFRNNAFRLLSATSHSSSMAEDGTSSSVEKQFESFRCQLEESGGLRERVRAIAMEIESATRLMHANLLLVHQSRSVPEKASSQIAVLKKLYNQLGVVLQECPGQYYRYHGEWRSETQTAVSLLTFMHWLETGNLLMHTEAEQKLGLNASDFGLDIEDYLIGVCFMSNELPRYVVNQVTAGDYDCPRKVLKFLTDLHAAFRMLNLRNDFLRKKFDGMKYDLRRVEEVYYDVKIRGLADKAEEASYDIKIGGPDDHGDPAGDEGTHKQS; this comes from the exons ATGAAGGCGGTGTTTCGAAACGTCTTTTCTGCGGTATCTCGTTCTTTAAACCCTAACCCTCACTCTTCATTTTTCCTTCCCACCCTGCGCACATTCTCATCCATCATTCTTCCTCCCTCTCCCTTTCCATTCAGAAACAACGCGTTTCGTTTGCTCTCTGCTACTTCTCACTCTTCTTCGATGGCGGAAGACGGGACCTCTTCTTCTGTGGAGAAGCAGTTCGAGAGCTTCAGGTGTCAGCTGGAAGAGTCCGGAGGCCTACGCGAACGGGTGCGAGCCATTGCGATGGAGATCGAGTCCGCCACTAGGCTCATGCATGCGAACCTTCTTCTCGTTCACCAGTCTCGCTCTGTTCCAG AGAAGGCTAGCAGTCAGATTGCTGTGCTGAAGAAACTTTACAACCAACTTGGTGTGGTTCTTCAGGAATGCCCTGGGCAGTATTACAG GTATCATGGTGAGTGGAGGAGTGAGACACAGACAGCAGTCTCATTGCTCACGTTTATGCATTGGTTAGAAACAGGAAATCTTCTTATGCATACTGAAGCCGAGCAGAAACTTGGCT TGAATGCTTCAGATTTTGGTCTGGATATTGAAGACTATTTAATTG GAGTTTGTTTCATGTCCAATGAATTG CCAAGGTATGTGGTGAACCAAGTGACAGCTGGTGACTATGATTGCCCAAGAAAGGTGTTGAAGTTCTTAACAGATCTCCATGCAGCTTTCCGCATGCTTAATCTCCGGAATGATTTTTTACGGAAGAAGTTTGATG GAATGAAGTATGACCTTAGAAGAGTTGAAGAAGTTTACTATGATGTTAAGATCCGAGGCTTGGCTGACAAAGCTGAAGAAGCTTCCTATGATATTAAGATCGGGGGTCCGGATGATCATGGGGATCCCGCAGGAGATGAAGGAACCCATAAACAATCGTAG